Proteins from one Bacteroides zhangwenhongii genomic window:
- a CDS encoding SusE domain-containing protein: MKHLLYSLLGILLLAGCKEDKYNVIIPMSDIYLSAPQDGAIIDLNDLSIEKYSFSWEKPLENGAKLLICADRKFKEPVIIDAGKSTSVAISALTADQSFSQLGIKAGQEAVLYWTVKETGNITAAASEARTIRVKRMTSKLVQPEDLTKISLAENAPETAVQFEWDTQEWPESTSYSLCFSLDPEMKQTVAEHSVGVVNGKSSLTHEELQALLDKLSIKRWTSNSVYWNVKTDDGQWVSRSSGVLNMTEMMRFVDVRGDEKITYRVVRIFYSDKTSLVWLADNLRATKYADGTDIEANNFKNTPASLGEGRVKAYGVHYHYDIRDKIAPKGWRLPTIQEYKNLFAEAGTAEGQWNVLKDPEYYESVKGQAHLNDWKFNLCASGQWSGDAITNHTGPYCYLLVTDDMSHQCILHDGGATLWSPWTTGAPARFIYNEN, from the coding sequence ATGAAACATTTATTATATAGTCTATTAGGAATCTTGTTGCTTGCCGGATGTAAGGAAGACAAGTACAATGTAATCATTCCGATGTCGGATATTTACTTGAGCGCGCCTCAAGATGGAGCGATCATTGATTTGAATGATTTATCGATTGAGAAATATAGTTTCTCTTGGGAGAAACCTCTGGAAAATGGAGCAAAGCTGCTTATTTGTGCTGACAGGAAATTCAAAGAACCGGTGATAATTGATGCAGGAAAATCGACTTCTGTTGCGATATCTGCACTGACTGCCGATCAGAGTTTTTCTCAATTGGGAATTAAAGCGGGGCAGGAAGCGGTACTGTATTGGACAGTCAAAGAAACCGGTAATATAACCGCAGCAGCTTCGGAAGCACGCACCATTCGGGTGAAACGTATGACTAGCAAATTAGTGCAGCCGGAAGATTTGACTAAGATTTCTTTGGCTGAAAATGCTCCGGAAACTGCTGTGCAGTTTGAATGGGATACCCAGGAATGGCCTGAATCTACCTCGTACTCGCTTTGTTTCTCACTGGATCCTGAAATGAAACAGACGGTTGCCGAACATAGTGTGGGAGTTGTGAATGGTAAATCATCATTGACTCATGAAGAACTTCAGGCACTGCTCGATAAACTTTCCATCAAACGTTGGACTTCCAATTCTGTGTATTGGAATGTGAAGACTGATGATGGGCAATGGGTATCGCGTTCTTCCGGAGTATTGAATATGACAGAAATGATGCGCTTCGTCGATGTTCGTGGAGATGAAAAGATTACTTACCGTGTTGTTCGTATATTTTATAGTGATAAAACGTCATTGGTTTGGTTGGCAGATAACCTGCGCGCAACTAAATATGCTGATGGTACAGATATTGAAGCGAATAATTTCAAAAATACACCTGCATCGCTCGGAGAAGGTAGAGTGAAAGCCTATGGGGTGCATTATCATTACGATATTCGTGATAAGATAGCACCTAAGGGATGGCGTTTGCCGACCATACAGGAATATAAGAATTTGTTTGCGGAAGCCGGAACTGCCGAAGGTCAATGGAATGTATTGAAAGATCCTGAATATTATGAATCAGTAAAAGGACAGGCGCATTTGAACGACTGGAAATTCAATTTGTGTGCTTCCGGTCAATGGAGCGGTGATGCAATCACTAATCATACCGGACCGTACTGTTATCTGTTGGTCACTGATGATATGTCTCATCAATGTATTCTTCATGATGGAGGGGCAACATTGTGGAGTCCTTGGACAACCGGTGCTCCTGCACGTTTTATCTACAATGAAAATTAA
- a CDS encoding RagB/SusD family nutrient uptake outer membrane protein, with translation MKKTIYTAIATLLFLISSCTLEQEVYNKINPGMFPQNAEDVNALVNSSAYYVFSPWGIFEVAAGYVTTSEMVTDYVENTWGWTTVYNSYEANDWHIDGDYRRVYDYSQYLASMTLTMDRIKDVNMDETLKARYMAELKCGRGFLAFLMYDMYGPIPIADLETLQKPEAEIVIPRLSEEAMREYIVSNLKDAANVLPYKYEDTNYGRFTKGLANTLLLKFYMMTKQWDEAEKIGRELTKPEYGYKLVDDYNSLFSLSGEKNSEVIFSCVAEAGVMEQKWFAHVLTSDYPLPAGMSVTAWGGFKISWPAYESYDPKDKRRERIIGEYTGTEGVHHSRALDRDGGTTGILFYGAIPVKYKIEGVVGEKCEIDMPIYRYADVLTLLSEAIVRNGNSITQEAIGLLNQVRVTHGGLKAYQLSDFSSVEDFLDKLLEERGHEFYFEGVRRQDLIRHGKFIEAALAKARFAGQPTGKIETKVDGQYKYEKFPLPTHLITEGQGIIIQNPGY, from the coding sequence ATGAAAAAGACAATTTATACTGCAATAGCAACTCTCTTGTTCCTCATTTCGTCTTGTACGCTGGAGCAGGAAGTATATAATAAAATTAATCCGGGAATGTTTCCCCAAAATGCTGAAGATGTAAATGCTTTGGTCAATTCGAGTGCTTATTATGTGTTTTCTCCGTGGGGAATTTTTGAAGTAGCGGCAGGCTATGTGACGACTTCGGAAATGGTAACCGATTATGTGGAAAACACTTGGGGATGGACTACCGTATACAATTCGTATGAAGCTAATGACTGGCATATCGACGGTGACTATCGTCGTGTGTATGACTATTCCCAGTATTTGGCTTCCATGACTTTGACAATGGATCGCATCAAGGACGTGAATATGGATGAAACCTTGAAAGCTCGCTATATGGCGGAATTGAAATGCGGACGTGGTTTCCTGGCTTTTCTGATGTATGATATGTATGGTCCGATACCTATCGCCGATCTGGAGACTTTGCAAAAACCGGAAGCGGAGATTGTTATTCCACGTTTGTCGGAAGAAGCTATGCGTGAATACATTGTTTCCAACTTGAAAGATGCAGCTAATGTGTTGCCCTATAAGTATGAAGATACAAATTACGGACGCTTCACCAAAGGATTGGCCAATACATTATTGCTGAAATTCTACATGATGACCAAGCAATGGGATGAGGCGGAGAAAATAGGACGAGAATTGACAAAACCGGAATACGGTTATAAATTGGTAGACGATTATAACTCTCTGTTCTCTTTATCTGGTGAAAAGAATTCGGAAGTCATATTCTCATGTGTGGCCGAGGCCGGTGTGATGGAACAGAAATGGTTCGCTCACGTACTGACTTCTGACTATCCGCTTCCTGCCGGAATGTCGGTGACTGCCTGGGGAGGATTTAAAATATCCTGGCCTGCATACGAATCTTATGATCCTAAAGACAAGAGACGTGAAAGAATTATTGGTGAATATACAGGTACGGAGGGCGTACACCATAGCCGGGCGCTTGACCGTGACGGTGGTACGACAGGTATACTTTTCTACGGTGCAATTCCGGTGAAATATAAAATTGAGGGGGTAGTAGGTGAGAAGTGCGAAATAGATATGCCCATCTATCGTTATGCGGATGTATTGACTTTACTTTCGGAAGCTATCGTTCGCAATGGAAACAGTATCACTCAAGAGGCGATTGGCCTGTTGAATCAGGTGCGGGTTACTCATGGTGGACTAAAAGCTTATCAATTGAGTGATTTTTCATCTGTAGAAGATTTTCTGGATAAATTGTTGGAAGAACGTGGACATGAATTTTATTTTGAAGGAGTGCGTCGTCAGGATTTGATCCGCCACGGAAAATTTATTGAAGCAGCACTTGCCAAAGCAAGATTTGCTGGACAGCCGACAGGTAAAATAGAAACGAAAGTGGATGGACAATATAAATATGAGAAATTCCCGTTGCCTACTCATCTGATAACTGAAGGACAAGGCATTATAATTCAAAATCCCGGTTACTAA
- a CDS encoding TonB-dependent receptor — MQNYFSIQFLWVVKSLWLTSKKIPLFMRLLVLFLVCSIGLTYAADSYAQKALISIDVRNQRVEDILKEIEEQSDFDFFFNNKHVDLNRRVSVSADKSNIFSVLKEIFSGTNVKYSVLDKKIILSIEAQSPEQEKKITVSGTISDAQGEPIIGASVLEKGVQGNGTITDIDGNFKISVSSSKAQLDISYIGYQSQTVAVQPGKNMKIILQEDSKQLDEVVVVGYGTQSKKTLTGAVSMVNMGDVEMNTVPNVSRALAGKAAGFRVNQVSAQPGGEAKFRIRGEASTGAGNEPLFVIDGFPVSSTSNLSSGNGFYESGNIDNVLESLNPDDIESISVLKDAASTAIYGARAGHGVVLITTKRGKSQKPRVTYSGMGSVQVARSNYKMLDTRMYMDMYNKQMHEEWLKLNGMGIYEGYVEKQDTPPTQYKPTFNNDEILTASGTDWLDAVMRNGYTQQHNLSVNGGTEKTRYLASVNYMNQEGIVKNNGVSRFSARLNLDQELSEYVSFGLTATYSQNKYDNVPLGDNANEYSGVLTGAIQSNPTIPIYDSEGNYFIDPKRPFVANPVSLLDIKDNTVKDRIIGSAFVSVKPLKDLEVKLQLGVDRSFQKRSSYLPKTTLQGKTKNGRADISQETSTAYLMELTAQYSKSFGDHNVKAIGGYSFQKFKNDGLSAGNEDFLVDGFGYNSLGSGNYKKPSVGSWASINSIASLFARANYSYKGRYLLEATVRADAASNFAPENRWGYFPSVSAGWMISEENFMKGASNWLSMLKLRTSYGQTGNSNVGYRIYDYYEVGRSAIIGGAESTGVYASDLGNRSLTWETTTEFNVGVDLGILNNRFKLTAEYFKRKITDLLVTNKPLPFYNEINKIAGNIGSTQSQGVEITVNTVNIVTKDFEWDTTLTLSHYNDRWLTRDPNWKPKPYEKENDPIRAWWEYEALGILQPGEKVPDAQKDLVPGMMKLKDRDGNGVLGDEDKVYMGNGDPKIIYGLNNSFRYKNFDLNIYFYGEAGRKRGASYYEGWTRMDNGINVSTYALKAFNSNNLTATDPTFVRGGSGWGDYYVKSIYYVRCGSITLGYKVPISQKIAKNLRVYVDVNNPFVITNWTGLDPETDNGTYAYPNVTSYNFGVSISF, encoded by the coding sequence ATGCAAAATTATTTTAGCATCCAATTTTTATGGGTGGTAAAGTCACTTTGGCTAACCTCAAAGAAAATCCCATTATTTATGAGACTATTGGTTTTGTTTTTAGTATGTTCTATCGGACTGACTTATGCAGCCGATAGTTACGCTCAAAAGGCTTTAATCAGTATTGATGTACGTAATCAGCGGGTGGAGGACATTCTAAAAGAAATTGAAGAGCAGTCTGATTTTGATTTCTTCTTCAATAATAAGCATGTCGATTTGAATCGTCGCGTATCAGTTTCTGCTGATAAAAGCAACATTTTTAGTGTGTTGAAAGAAATCTTTTCCGGTACTAATGTAAAATATTCGGTACTAGACAAGAAGATTATATTATCCATTGAGGCACAGTCTCCTGAACAAGAAAAGAAAATAACCGTATCCGGTACTATATCAGATGCACAGGGGGAGCCGATTATCGGAGCCAGTGTATTAGAAAAAGGAGTACAGGGTAACGGTACGATAACAGATATTGACGGGAACTTCAAAATATCCGTCTCTTCATCGAAGGCACAGCTCGATATCTCCTATATCGGCTATCAGTCTCAAACGGTTGCCGTGCAACCCGGAAAAAATATGAAAATCATTTTGCAGGAAGATTCCAAACAACTCGATGAAGTGGTAGTGGTGGGTTATGGTACACAGAGCAAGAAGACATTGACAGGTGCCGTTTCTATGGTAAACATGGGAGATGTGGAGATGAATACCGTACCGAATGTATCTCGTGCGTTGGCGGGTAAAGCAGCGGGGTTCCGTGTGAACCAGGTTTCTGCACAGCCGGGTGGTGAGGCGAAGTTTCGTATTCGTGGAGAAGCGTCTACCGGTGCTGGTAATGAACCTTTATTTGTAATCGACGGCTTCCCGGTATCTTCTACTTCCAATTTAAGTTCTGGTAATGGTTTCTATGAATCGGGTAATATTGATAATGTACTGGAATCATTGAATCCGGATGATATTGAATCCATTTCTGTGTTGAAAGATGCTGCTTCCACAGCTATTTATGGTGCGCGTGCCGGACATGGAGTTGTTTTGATTACCACCAAACGTGGTAAAAGTCAAAAGCCCAGAGTGACTTATTCCGGTATGGGGTCGGTGCAGGTAGCTCGTTCCAACTACAAGATGCTTGATACTCGTATGTATATGGATATGTATAATAAACAGATGCATGAAGAGTGGTTAAAGTTGAACGGAATGGGTATTTATGAAGGATATGTTGAGAAGCAGGACACTCCGCCTACTCAATATAAACCCACTTTCAATAATGATGAAATATTGACTGCTAGCGGTACCGATTGGTTGGATGCGGTGATGCGCAATGGATATACGCAACAGCACAATCTTTCTGTGAATGGTGGTACGGAGAAAACTCGTTATCTGGCTTCTGTCAACTATATGAACCAAGAAGGAATTGTCAAGAATAATGGCGTCAGTCGTTTTTCTGCCCGTTTGAATCTGGATCAAGAATTGAGTGAATATGTTTCTTTCGGACTGACTGCTACTTACTCGCAGAATAAGTATGACAATGTTCCTCTGGGAGACAATGCCAATGAATATTCCGGCGTATTGACCGGTGCTATCCAATCCAATCCTACAATTCCTATCTATGACTCTGAAGGAAATTATTTCATTGATCCGAAACGTCCCTTCGTTGCGAATCCGGTGTCTTTGTTGGATATTAAGGATAATACGGTAAAAGACCGGATCATAGGATCTGCATTCGTATCCGTGAAACCGTTGAAAGACTTGGAAGTGAAGTTGCAGTTAGGTGTCGACCGTAGTTTCCAGAAACGTTCCAGCTATTTGCCTAAGACAACTTTGCAGGGAAAGACCAAAAACGGAAGAGCGGATATTTCGCAGGAAACAAGTACTGCCTATCTGATGGAGCTGACAGCTCAATACTCCAAGAGCTTTGGCGATCATAACGTGAAAGCTATTGGTGGTTATTCGTTCCAAAAATTTAAAAATGATGGATTGAGTGCCGGAAATGAAGATTTTCTTGTAGATGGCTTTGGATATAATAGTTTGGGTTCAGGAAATTACAAGAAACCATCTGTAGGTTCATGGGCTTCTATTAACAGTATTGCTTCTTTGTTTGCCCGTGCCAATTACTCGTATAAAGGCAGATATTTACTGGAAGCTACAGTTCGTGCTGATGCTGCTTCCAATTTCGCCCCGGAAAATCGTTGGGGGTATTTCCCGTCCGTATCAGCCGGTTGGATGATAAGTGAAGAAAATTTCATGAAAGGGGCTTCAAACTGGTTGTCTATGTTGAAGTTAAGAACTTCTTATGGACAGACGGGTAACTCTAATGTCGGTTATCGCATTTACGACTATTATGAAGTGGGAAGAAGTGCCATTATCGGAGGTGCAGAATCAACAGGAGTATATGCTTCAGATTTGGGTAACAGGAGCCTGACTTGGGAAACGACTACGGAATTTAATGTAGGTGTGGATCTAGGTATACTCAACAACCGGTTTAAGTTGACAGCCGAATATTTCAAACGTAAGATTACAGACTTGTTGGTGACAAATAAACCATTGCCTTTTTATAATGAAATAAATAAAATAGCGGGTAATATAGGATCAACACAAAGTCAGGGTGTGGAAATCACTGTGAATACGGTGAATATCGTTACTAAAGATTTTGAATGGGATACGACATTAACCTTGTCACATTACAATGACCGTTGGCTGACACGTGACCCGAACTGGAAACCCAAACCTTATGAAAAAGAAAATGATCCGATTCGTGCATGGTGGGAATATGAAGCGCTTGGCATCCTGCAACCGGGAGAAAAAGTTCCGGACGCTCAAAAAGACTTGGTTCCGGGTATGATGAAATTGAAAGACCGCGATGGAAACGGAGTATTGGGAGATGAGGATAAAGTATATATGGGTAATGGTGATCCCAAAATTATCTACGGTCTGAACAACTCGTTCAGATATAAGAACTTCGACTTGAATATCTATTTCTATGGAGAAGCTGGCAGAAAGAGAGGAGCCAGTTATTATGAGGGCTGGACACGTATGGACAATGGTATCAATGTTTCTACTTATGCCCTGAAAGCTTTTAATAGCAATAACCTGACAGCCACAGATCCGACATTTGTCAGAGGTGGAAGCGGATGGGGGGATTACTATGTGAAATCTATCTATTACGTTCGTTGTGGAAGCATTACATTAGGATATAAAGTGCCTATCAGCCAGAAGATTGCCAAGAATCTCCGTGTATATGTAGACGTGAATAATCCGTTTGTGATTACTAACTGGACAGGTCTGGACCCGGAAACGGACAATGGAACCTATGCATATCCGAATGTAACCTCATATAATTTTGGTGTATCAATATCTTTCTAA
- a CDS encoding FecR family protein, whose protein sequence is MDKTDKNTIEELLPRYCEGLVTEEERLQVEMWMGESEENRRMAKQIHALYLATDTVHIMTKVDTEKALTKVKSRMTGNRQRKTTWWEWAQRAAAVLFIPLLVTLMVQHWGGSEQELAQMMEVKTNPGMMTSLTLPDGTLVFLNSESTLSYPSRFDSDTRNVTLQGEAYFEVAKNPEKKFIVSTSHQSQIEVLGTHFNVEAYEKEDRIAATLVEGKIGFIYSSDNGSKKVLMDPGQKLVYDTRDSKVQLYATSGESEIAWKEGKIIFRNTPLEEGLRMLEKRYNVEFIIKNDRLKGDSFTGTFTNQRLERILEYFQLSSQIRWRYLDSPDIKDEKSKIEIY, encoded by the coding sequence ATGGATAAGACTGATAAAAATACAATAGAAGAATTGCTTCCCCGTTATTGTGAGGGACTGGTAACGGAAGAAGAGCGTCTACAGGTTGAGATGTGGATGGGTGAGTCGGAAGAAAACCGGCGGATGGCCAAACAGATACATGCTCTCTATCTTGCTACAGATACCGTTCACATCATGACGAAAGTCGACACAGAGAAAGCATTGACAAAGGTGAAAAGTAGAATGACAGGTAACAGACAAAGGAAAACGACATGGTGGGAATGGGCGCAACGTGCGGCAGCAGTGCTGTTCATTCCACTTCTCGTTACTCTGATGGTACAACATTGGGGAGGAAGCGAACAGGAATTGGCACAAATGATGGAAGTGAAAACAAATCCCGGAATGATGACTTCTCTGACATTGCCCGATGGCACATTGGTTTTCCTGAATTCCGAATCTACCTTGAGTTATCCCTCACGCTTCGATAGCGACACGAGAAATGTAACATTGCAGGGAGAGGCTTATTTTGAAGTAGCCAAGAACCCGGAAAAGAAGTTCATAGTTTCTACTTCCCACCAATCACAGATCGAAGTACTGGGAACTCATTTTAATGTAGAGGCTTATGAAAAAGAGGACCGGATTGCAGCAACATTGGTTGAAGGAAAGATAGGTTTTATTTATTCATCTGACAATGGCTCGAAAAAGGTATTGATGGACCCAGGACAGAAGCTGGTCTATGATACAAGAGACAGTAAAGTGCAGCTTTATGCCACCTCCGGTGAGTCGGAAATAGCTTGGAAAGAGGGAAAAATCATATTTAGAAATACTCCTCTCGAAGAGGGATTACGAATGTTGGAGAAGCGGTATAATGTGGAATTCATTATTAAAAACGACCGCTTGAAAGGAGACTCATTTACAGGTACGTTTACAAATCAACGCCTCGAGCGTATTCTGGAATATTTCCAGCTTTCTTCTCAAATCCGTTGGCGTTATCTTGATTCGCCGGATATAAAAGATGAAAAGAGTAAGATAGAAATATATTGA
- a CDS encoding RNA polymerase sigma-70 factor has protein sequence MKEVHLSESNFLLSAIQRGDQKAFDALFRRYYPALCAYGHRFVDLEDAEEIVQDSLLWIWENRENLFIETSLSSYLFKMIYRKALNKLAHIDATQRADTRFYEEMQEMLQDTDLYQVEELTQRIKNAIATLPESYREAFVMHRFRDMSYKEIAEILGVSPKTVDYRIQQALKQLRVDLKDYLPLLLPFLVHPLR, from the coding sequence ATGAAAGAAGTTCACCTATCAGAAAGCAATTTCCTATTATCTGCTATACAGCGAGGCGACCAAAAAGCATTCGATGCACTGTTTCGGAGATATTATCCGGCACTGTGCGCCTACGGCCATCGCTTCGTCGATCTGGAAGATGCGGAAGAAATTGTGCAAGATTCTCTTTTATGGATTTGGGAGAACAGAGAAAATCTGTTTATCGAAACCTCGCTTAGTTCGTACCTCTTTAAAATGATATACCGCAAAGCTCTGAACAAGCTTGCACATATTGACGCCACTCAACGTGCCGACACTCGATTTTATGAAGAAATGCAGGAGATGCTACAAGATACGGATCTTTATCAAGTCGAAGAGTTGACACAACGTATCAAAAATGCCATTGCCACATTACCGGAAAGTTACCGGGAAGCTTTTGTGATGCATCGGTTCCGGGATATGAGTTATAAAGAAATAGCGGAAATTCTAGGAGTATCTCCCAAAACAGTAGATTACCGCATTCAACAAGCATTAAAGCAACTACGCGTAGATTTAAAGGATTATCTGCCTTTATTGCTACCATTTCTAGTTCATCCCTTGCGATAA